ATCAAGACAGGGCGAAGTCGATCCATGGCTCCCTGTGCCACAGCGTCCCGGGTCGGAAGCCCTCCGGTTTCCAGTCTTTGGATACGGCTTACCAATACAACACCGTTTAAGACCGCAATCCCGAAGAGGGCCACACAACCGATGACCGCCGAGATACTCAACGGAAGGCCTCGAATCCAAAGAGCAAAAATACCGCCCGACAGAGCAAGGGGCACATTCAAAAATATGAGGAAGGCCGGACGAATTGTTCCAAAAATCACCGAAAGAATGGCGATGATAAGCAGTAAGGTGATCGGCACCACGACGGCCAGTCGGCGTGACGCTTCTTCGAGATGTTTAAATTGTCCGCCCCATTCAAGGTAGTATCCCTGCGGGAGCGTCACGTGCTCTCTGATCGTCTGTTGGGCTTCGGTGACGAAGGAACCCAAATCCCGACCACGGATATTGGCTTCGACGACCAGCCGGCGTTGAATATCTTGTCGACTGACTTGCGCAGGCCCTTCATCGACGCTGATGGTGGCTACGCGGGACAACGGAACCAGTTCCCCATGCGGGGTGGGGATCAGGAGATTGCCAAGCGCCACCGGCCCGGCCGAGGCATTGTCTGAGAGGCGGACAATCAGATCAAAACGGCGTTGTCCCTGAAAGACGGTTCCGACCGTCTGGCCCACTCGTGCCGTTTCAATGATGGTTAACACGTCTTTGGCGGTCAACCCGTATCGCCCGATTTGATCACGGTCCACGATCACCCGAATCCTGGGGACGCCGGTCACTTGTTCCACTTTCACATCGGCAGCGCCTGGCACCTGTTCGAGTGAACGTGCCACCAAATCTCCTTGATGGCGTAAGACCTCCAGATCCTCCCCGAAGATTTTGATAGCGAGGTCGGAACGGGTGCCGGCAATGAGTTCATTGAATCGCATCTCAATCGGTTGCGTAAAGCTCAGACCAACCCCGGGAACCGCTTCAAGAACAACCGATTTGAATGCGTCGATCAACGCTTCTTTGGAGGTGGCCGTGGTCCATTGGTCTTGCGGCTTGAGGACAACAAAGACATCAGATAGTTCAATGCCCATCACGTCCGTGGCCACTTCCGGACTTCCCGTTCTGGTCACCACCTGGACGACTTCGGGAAATTTTCGCAATGCCCGTTCTACCTCCAAGGCCGTTTGCACTGATTCGGTCATGGAGACGCTGGGGAGGCGCCACACTTGAATGGCCATATCGCCTTCTTCTAATCGGGGAACAAATTCGATCCCTAAACGCGATCCGATCACGAGGCTGAGGGCAAACAGCACGATGCCTGGAATCACGACCCATGCCGGCCGGTTCAAAGACAGGTCTAACCAGGGTTGATACAGTCGCCGGGCATGTTGAATGAGCCAGGTTTCTTCATGATTCGGCCTGGCGCGTGCGAACCAATAGGCCAGTACGGGCACGCCTCCTACCGCAAAGAGGAGTGAAGCGGCCAGGGCAAAAATGACGGTCATAGCCATGGGCCGAAACATTTTGCCTTCCAACCCAACCAAGGACAAAATGGGAAGATACACGACGATGATAATGCCGACCGCAAACACAATGGGTCTTAACACTTCCCGTGCCGCACTCTGAATCGTTGCCAGTTTGTCCTCCTTCGACTGGCCGGTGACGTTCCCGAGCTTTCGCAGAATATTATCGATCATGACGACCGATCCATCCACCAGCAGTCCGAAGTCAATCGCCCCCAGGCTCATCAGATTTCCGGAGATGCCGGCGTGATACATGCCGGTAAAAGCCATCAGCATGGAAAGAGGTATGGCCAACGCCACAATCAATCCGGCCCGAACGTCTCCTAGAAACGAAAAGAGAATCGCGATGACCAGCAGACCCCCTTCGAGTAAATTATTTGTGACGGTGTTGATGACTTTTGAAACAAAAAGGGTCCGGTCATAATAGGGTTCAATCAGGACACCCGGTGGAAGCGTCGCTTGAATCTCCTGGATCCGTTCCTTCACCCGTTCGACGACCTGCTGAGCATTGGCGCCTGCCAGCATTTGCACCATCCCGATGACCGTTTCTCCCTCCCCCATCCGCGTGGCCGCGCCTATCCGCAAGGCGGCGCCTTCTTTGACTTCTCCAATATCCCGGACGAAAATGGGCACACCACCCGGACCATGACTCACGACGATTTGTTCTAAATCGGCAAGCGTCGAAGCCAGGGCCTCCCCTTTGATGAGATAGAGTTCCCGCTCATGTTCTATGTAACCGCCGCCAGCGAGGGCATTGTTTTGTTCGAGTGCTTCAAACACCGTCTGTAATGTAAGATTGAATGCCAGGAGTTTGCTGGGGTCGACGACCACTTGAAATTGTTTGGTCTCTCCGCCCCAAATATTGACTTCTACCACGCCGGGAACGGTCCGGATTCGCCTGCCGATATCCCATTCCAGAAGCGTTCTCAAGAACATGGGACTGTGTCCTTCTCCTCTGAGTGTGAATTGGTAGACTTCACCCAGGCCGGTTGATAGCGGACCTATCATTGGGCGCCCATAGACGGCGGGAATGCGTTCAGTCGCTAACGCCAGACGCTCGTTGACGAGTTGCCGGACAAAATAGAGATCAAGGTGTTCCTCAAAAATTGCGGTCACGGCGGAGAGTCCATACCGTGAAACCGAACGCACTTCCTGCAATCCCGGTATCCCGTTTAGCGCGGTTTCAATAGGAAACGTGATGAATTGTTCCACCTCAATCGGCCCGAGCGCGGGGGAACGGGTGAGGATCTGCACCTGGACGGGGGTGAGATCTGGAACGGCGTCGATCGTGAGATTGGTCAGGGACCATACTCCGGAGGCGATCACCAGAAGAAGGGCAACGAGGGTAAAAAACCGATACCGAAGCGAGAGGGTAAGAAGACGCTCCATTAACAGGGCTCAATAGTGTGAAAAGGGA
Above is a window of Candidatus Nitrospira neomarina DNA encoding:
- a CDS encoding efflux RND transporter permease subunit, encoding MERLLTLSLRYRFFTLVALLLVIASGVWSLTNLTIDAVPDLTPVQVQILTRSPALGPIEVEQFITFPIETALNGIPGLQEVRSVSRYGLSAVTAIFEEHLDLYFVRQLVNERLALATERIPAVYGRPMIGPLSTGLGEVYQFTLRGEGHSPMFLRTLLEWDIGRRIRTVPGVVEVNIWGGETKQFQVVVDPSKLLAFNLTLQTVFEALEQNNALAGGGYIEHERELYLIKGEALASTLADLEQIVVSHGPGGVPIFVRDIGEVKEGAALRIGAATRMGEGETVIGMVQMLAGANAQQVVERVKERIQEIQATLPPGVLIEPYYDRTLFVSKVINTVTNNLLEGGLLVIAILFSFLGDVRAGLIVALAIPLSMLMAFTGMYHAGISGNLMSLGAIDFGLLVDGSVVMIDNILRKLGNVTGQSKEDKLATIQSAAREVLRPIVFAVGIIIVVYLPILSLVGLEGKMFRPMAMTVIFALAASLLFAVGGVPVLAYWFARARPNHEETWLIQHARRLYQPWLDLSLNRPAWVVIPGIVLFALSLVIGSRLGIEFVPRLEEGDMAIQVWRLPSVSMTESVQTALEVERALRKFPEVVQVVTRTGSPEVATDVMGIELSDVFVVLKPQDQWTTATSKEALIDAFKSVVLEAVPGVGLSFTQPIEMRFNELIAGTRSDLAIKIFGEDLEVLRHQGDLVARSLEQVPGAADVKVEQVTGVPRIRVIVDRDQIGRYGLTAKDVLTIIETARVGQTVGTVFQGQRRFDLIVRLSDNASAGPVALGNLLIPTPHGELVPLSRVATISVDEGPAQVSRQDIQRRLVVEANIRGRDLGSFVTEAQQTIREHVTLPQGYYLEWGGQFKHLEEASRRLAVVVPITLLLIIAILSVIFGTIRPAFLIFLNVPLALSGGIFALWIRGLPLSISAVIGCVALFGIAVLNGVVLVSRIQRLETGGLPTRDAVAQGAMDRLRPVLMTALVASLGFLPMAVATSMGAEVQRPLATVVIGGLITSTALTLFIIPALYGTVCRSNKQPALPHQSHTSTTST